One window of Bacillota bacterium genomic DNA carries:
- a CDS encoding PHP domain-containing protein codes for MKPVYADLHVHSRYSDGSETPAELAARANRNGLRALALTDHDMVTGIPELIARAQHIDLEIVPGVEISTDVDGKRIHILGYYIDTTSPELLDLLTYIGELRTENTRLIFENLRELGMVDYNWERVLKHSNDKQWLANTDVFQAMLADGKVSQPLIPLKAQSPPTSNPPPRLCKGTNRTQGKAMKMKPANTIFPRSGFSAAGTLHAARYRRWPAL; via the coding sequence GTGAAACCCGTCTATGCTGATTTACATGTCCATTCCCGGTATTCCGATGGTTCGGAGACGCCGGCGGAGCTGGCGGCCCGCGCTAACCGGAATGGCTTGAGGGCGCTCGCCCTCACCGACCATGACATGGTTACCGGAATCCCAGAGCTTATCGCCAGGGCTCAGCATATAGACCTGGAGATTGTCCCAGGGGTGGAGATTTCCACCGATGTGGACGGCAAGCGCATCCACATCTTGGGCTATTATATTGACACTACATCCCCGGAACTGCTGGACTTACTGACCTATATCGGGGAGCTGCGCACTGAAAACACCCGGTTGATTTTCGAAAACCTGCGCGAGTTAGGGATGGTGGATTACAACTGGGAGCGGGTATTGAAGCACAGCAACGACAAACAGTGGCTGGCCAACACCGATGTGTTCCAGGCAATGCTGGCCGATGGGAAAGTTAGCCAACCGCTGATTCCGCTAAAGGCCCAGAGCCCGCCAACAAGCAATCCTCCGCCCAGGCTGTGCAAAGGCACAAATCGAACACAGGGAAAGGCCATGAAGATGAAGCCCGCAAACACCATTTTTCCCAGGAGCGGGTTTTCCGCAGCAGGGACTCTACACGCAGCCAGATACCGGCGTTGGCCAGCATTGTAA
- a CDS encoding ArsR family transcriptional regulator has translation MVDQNTPDVSVNKLIHEQVRLAILTYLASSETQAVQFTELKQNLELTAGNLSVQLRKLEDAGYVQIDKTIEGRKPVTSVALTLSGLDALNVYIAKMEAIIQTLKNAEVKKK, from the coding sequence ATGGTCGACCAGAATACCCCGGATGTCAGCGTCAACAAACTTATTCACGAGCAGGTCCGCCTGGCAATCCTCACCTACCTGGCCAGCAGTGAAACCCAGGCGGTGCAGTTTACCGAACTCAAGCAAAATCTCGAGCTGACCGCCGGCAACTTGTCGGTGCAATTGCGCAAGCTGGAAGACGCGGGCTACGTCCAAATCGACAAAACCATCGAGGGGCGCAAGCCCGTGACATCGGTGGCCCTGACTTTAAGCGGCCTGGATGCCCTCAACGTTTACATCGCGAAAATGGAAGCGATTATCCAGACCCTGAAAAATGCGGAGGTAAAGAAAAAATGA
- a CDS encoding 3'-5' exonuclease: MALDPGQQALLEVIFHYLDVTGRPATGGELRTLVDGFGRNFQGKPLYELLSGDQRFVLREDCWALAKWEQVQYSYTVVDVETTGLSPRNERITEVALVRLEGTEVTGQWSTLVNPGRPIPPYITRLTGIDDAMVADAPPFEVIAPKLISFFAESTLIAHNASFDIGFLNAELRRAGRRPLGNQALDTVTMARRLLPHLPNRKLVTVARYFGISTQGHHRAMADCLMTAGIFRSMVELIGGSLDDFLASIS, from the coding sequence ATGGCCCTCGACCCCGGGCAGCAAGCACTTTTAGAAGTTATATTCCATTACCTCGATGTAACCGGTCGCCCTGCCACCGGTGGTGAACTGCGTACGCTAGTGGACGGGTTCGGCCGCAATTTCCAGGGTAAGCCCCTGTACGAACTCCTGAGCGGCGATCAGCGCTTTGTCCTCCGGGAGGATTGCTGGGCGCTGGCAAAGTGGGAGCAGGTGCAGTATTCCTACACGGTGGTGGACGTGGAAACCACCGGCCTTTCGCCCCGGAATGAACGGATAACCGAAGTTGCCCTAGTGCGCCTGGAGGGCACTGAAGTCACCGGCCAATGGTCAACGTTAGTTAATCCCGGCCGCCCGATACCGCCATACATAACCCGGCTCACCGGTATCGACGACGCCATGGTTGCCGACGCGCCGCCTTTTGAGGTAATTGCGCCCAAACTGATCAGCTTTTTTGCCGAGAGTACTTTGATTGCCCATAATGCATCCTTTGATATCGGGTTTCTTAACGCTGAACTGCGCCGGGCGGGTCGCAGACCCCTGGGGAACCAGGCCCTGGACACAGTAACCATGGCCCGGCGTCTGCTGCCCCATCTGCCCAACCGCAAGCTGGTGACTGTGGCCCGGTATTTCGGGATTTCCACCCAGGGCCACCACCGGGCAATGGCCGATTGCCTGATGACTGCCGGCATCTTCCGGTCCATGGTCGAGCTTATCGGCGGCTCGTTGGACGATTTCTTGGCCTCCATCTCATAA
- a CDS encoding TldD/PmbA family protein, translating into MGAPCAHPQCCDWGVQIMQEFITRAKQKVEQAELYRISARETPVRFENNRLLSIDSAEQIVYALRIIKDGKLGFATSSSADLDQLLTMAMATARFGREWDVELPGAAPTRELEIYHQATVDVPLDQMVNSGQELIDVLRDVHPEILAGIDLSKTVLNVELANSNGFNHKYTKNLYAMSGYAELMEGKNLLAVYSGFATGKLANQAEKLKQYLEANIRAGRKNVAVASDHYPVIFTPWALPDILRPLLASADGKAVEKGFSPWKGKLGQQLFAPEISLYDDATLAWGPESRPFDDEGVPTARNSIIERGKVNSFLLDLATAKALGMQPTGNGFRGRASDLPSPGTSNIILESSDTTGLEAMIKATRRGVIIHELMGAWAGNPYSGQVSGNIALGYLIENGEIVGRLKDSMVSINCFQAFKNQIDAVSTEKEWTENYLLPHVKFTDVSISAKK; encoded by the coding sequence ATGGGCGCCCCATGTGCGCATCCGCAATGTTGTGATTGGGGGGTGCAAATAATGCAGGAATTCATCACCCGCGCCAAACAAAAGGTGGAACAAGCAGAACTGTACCGCATCAGCGCCCGGGAGACGCCGGTGCGCTTTGAGAACAACCGGCTTTTGAGCATCGACTCCGCCGAGCAAATCGTTTATGCCCTGCGGATAATCAAGGACGGCAAACTGGGCTTTGCCACCAGCTCCAGCGCCGACCTAGACCAACTACTGACCATGGCCATGGCCACCGCCCGCTTCGGGCGGGAGTGGGATGTGGAACTGCCCGGCGCCGCCCCAACCCGGGAGCTGGAAATTTACCACCAGGCGACGGTGGATGTCCCCCTGGATCAGATGGTCAACTCTGGACAGGAGCTGATCGATGTCCTACGCGATGTGCATCCGGAAATCCTTGCCGGCATCGATTTAAGCAAGACCGTCCTCAATGTCGAACTGGCAAACTCCAACGGTTTCAACCACAAATATACCAAGAACCTCTATGCCATGTCCGGGTATGCCGAACTGATGGAGGGCAAAAACCTCCTGGCCGTCTACAGCGGCTTTGCCACCGGCAAGCTGGCGAACCAGGCAGAGAAATTAAAGCAGTACCTGGAGGCAAATATCCGGGCCGGTCGTAAGAATGTCGCGGTGGCTAGCGACCACTATCCGGTGATCTTCACCCCCTGGGCGCTGCCGGACATCCTCCGCCCCCTCCTCGCCTCGGCTGATGGCAAGGCGGTGGAAAAGGGCTTCTCCCCCTGGAAGGGAAAGTTAGGCCAGCAGTTGTTTGCGCCGGAAATCTCCCTCTACGACGACGCAACCTTGGCCTGGGGCCCGGAGAGCCGCCCCTTTGACGACGAAGGCGTGCCCACAGCCCGCAACTCAATCATCGAGCGGGGCAAAGTAAATAGTTTCCTCCTGGATTTAGCCACCGCCAAGGCCTTAGGCATGCAACCCACCGGCAACGGCTTCCGCGGTCGGGCAAGCGATTTGCCCAGCCCCGGCACCAGTAATATTATACTGGAGAGCAGTGACACAACCGGGCTTGAAGCGATGATTAAGGCCACAAGGCGGGGGGTAATTATCCACGAGCTGATGGGCGCCTGGGCCGGCAATCCCTATAGCGGTCAGGTGAGCGGTAACATCGCCCTTGGCTATCTGATTGAAAACGGCGAAATTGTCGGCCGGCTCAAAGACTCGATGGTCTCCATCAACTGCTTCCAGGCCTTCAAAAACCAAATCGACGCCGTCAGCACCGAAAAAGAATGGACAGAGAACTACCTGCTGCCCCATGTTAAATTCACTGACGTGTCCATCAGCGCCAAGAAGTAA
- a CDS encoding M28 family peptidase has protein sequence MGILDRLKTMGRKFPGTARLLFQRFLTKCAGWGQQVVIVVKGAWLFLVALVLLAVVTLSFLYNPGIEEYPDYEFAVPESSFDGEQAYALLDELVSEYPGRTLGSEANAEAALWLEAYFADLDLNVSVEEFEADYFLTRAGQKSPRGLYWQDLFAQRTGQNVLALSPGAVEDLVVIAAHRDIYDTWRGANANGSGTAVLMELARVLSTENHHYTYMFVSLDGGEAEHAGAFWLAEVLAEQDVALAITLDQVGLNLARSIGLYNVVTKDGQAPLWTLALARTLPDGNRDQHYAGSRTGYLWQKIAGVAGTDSHPFLVHGIPAVGLRASQSAAHWAVSELTDSLEIVSEESLAMAGRFTEQYVRALEVAPAETGSNYIPLADGYLPDSFYTWHLSLFLICLAAVLAANLVQGRDISCLKREWRWLLPGVIAALIICSYGFAIERTPLAAEVFLPLLGMGLIFLVVGALTAMFSAAGVRSYQTGKAAQRTAVNSAFAVLLVSGLVIAGPLVTALVMGLPVALLSRPGASRWRRFGQKIIWTLSALIALVIIGAKAYTGYGDIFSAGNLALVFWTLLVIYVAGVYSFCRPRLEAVGEEPVAKAG, from the coding sequence ATGGGTATACTTGACAGGCTGAAGACCATGGGCAGGAAATTTCCGGGCACAGCCAGGTTATTGTTCCAGCGTTTTCTAACCAAATGTGCCGGGTGGGGGCAACAGGTTGTAATTGTTGTAAAGGGGGCTTGGCTCTTTCTGGTGGCGCTGGTGTTATTGGCGGTAGTGACTTTGAGTTTCCTTTATAATCCCGGTATTGAGGAATATCCGGATTATGAATTTGCAGTTCCCGAGAGCAGCTTTGACGGTGAGCAGGCATACGCACTTCTGGACGAGTTGGTAAGCGAATACCCGGGCCGGACTCTGGGAAGCGAGGCCAATGCAGAGGCAGCCCTCTGGCTGGAAGCGTATTTCGCTGACTTGGACCTGAACGTCAGTGTGGAGGAGTTTGAGGCCGACTACTTCTTGACCCGAGCCGGGCAAAAGTCTCCCCGGGGCCTGTATTGGCAGGACTTGTTTGCCCAGCGGACGGGGCAGAATGTGCTTGCCCTTAGTCCCGGCGCTGTTGAAGATCTGGTTGTAATTGCAGCCCATCGAGATATCTATGATACCTGGCGCGGCGCCAATGCCAATGGCTCCGGCACGGCCGTGCTGATGGAACTGGCCCGGGTTTTGAGCACTGAGAACCATCACTATACATATATGTTTGTTTCTTTGGACGGCGGTGAGGCAGAGCATGCCGGCGCCTTTTGGTTAGCGGAAGTTTTAGCAGAGCAGGACGTTGCCCTGGCCATCACCCTTGATCAGGTGGGCCTTAACCTTGCCCGCTCGATAGGACTTTATAATGTAGTGACTAAAGACGGTCAGGCGCCCCTCTGGACTCTGGCCCTGGCCCGGACCTTGCCCGATGGCAATCGCGATCAGCATTATGCCGGCAGTCGGACCGGATACCTCTGGCAGAAAATAGCTGGCGTTGCCGGCACCGACAGTCATCCGTTTTTGGTTCATGGCATCCCGGCCGTCGGTTTACGGGCCAGTCAGTCGGCCGCCCACTGGGCAGTTTCCGAGCTTACTGACTCCTTGGAAATAGTCTCCGAAGAATCACTGGCCATGGCCGGCCGCTTCACTGAACAGTATGTACGTGCTCTGGAAGTAGCGCCAGCTGAGACCGGTAGCAATTATATCCCACTGGCTGATGGCTATCTGCCCGACAGTTTTTATACCTGGCACTTATCTTTGTTCCTAATCTGTCTCGCGGCAGTGCTGGCGGCAAACCTGGTTCAGGGCCGGGATATTAGCTGTCTGAAGAGGGAGTGGCGCTGGTTGTTGCCGGGAGTGATTGCCGCGCTTATTATCTGCAGCTACGGATTTGCGATTGAGCGCACACCGCTGGCCGCCGAAGTCTTCTTGCCTTTGTTGGGAATGGGCCTGATTTTTCTGGTGGTTGGGGCGCTGACTGCGATGTTCAGCGCGGCGGGAGTCCGTAGCTATCAGACTGGGAAGGCGGCCCAGCGCACGGCCGTTAACAGCGCGTTTGCCGTGCTGCTTGTGAGTGGTTTGGTTATCGCCGGCCCGCTGGTTACCGCTCTGGTTATGGGGCTGCCGGTTGCATTGCTCAGCCGCCCCGGCGCGTCCCGCTGGCGTCGCTTCGGCCAAAAAATTATCTGGACGCTTTCAGCCCTGATTGCGCTGGTGATTATTGGCGCCAAGGCGTACACAGGTTATGGCGATATCTTTAGCGCCGGGAATTTGGCCTTAGTGTTTTGGACATTACTGGTGATTTATGTTGCCGGTGTCTACAGTTTCTGTCGTCCCCGGCTGGAAGCGGTCGGAGAGGAGCCGGTGGCCAAGGCCGGTTAA
- a CDS encoding 4Fe-4S dicluster domain-containing protein, whose product MAYKITDACIQCGACVDTCPTEAISEGDDKYIIDADTCIDCGACVDSCPTEAIEEA is encoded by the coding sequence ATGGCCTACAAAATTACTGATGCCTGTATCCAGTGTGGCGCCTGTGTAGACACCTGTCCCACAGAAGCGATCAGCGAAGGCGATGACAAGTACATAATTGATGCTGACACCTGCATCGATTGTGGCGCTTGCGTCGACAGCTGCCCCACAGAAGCAATCGAAGAGGCGTAA
- a CDS encoding TldD/PmbA family protein produces MEEYTETNLRFQGPTLETVNMNTRVGGCVRALVSGGWGFTTFNNLDDLEQKVDMAIRQAKLVGEVGGNSILAPVPVVEDEVRPKLLEDPSKVDLASKVDLFQGYNEIVLGHGGTIVSSSINYFDRHGKVPFANSEGTYILQHKTDLAGSVFAMAGDGETTQTSRVTFGSSNDFGVCRNLDDDVRKACTKATELLAAPPVKGGEYTVVIDPTLAGIFAHEAFGHLSESDFLYENPNLQKVMQLGTKFGEDFLTIYDTGLDEGARGYLMYDDEGVATERTDLIREGVLVGRLHTRETAAKLGEKPTGNARAINYNYAPICRMRNTCIAPGEASFEDMLSGLKEGIYVKGSFGGETNGEMFTFSAAEAYMIRNGQLAELVRDVNLTGNVFTTLANIEMVGKDFQAHESAGGCGKGNQAPLPTSEWAPHVRIRNVVIGGCK; encoded by the coding sequence ATGGAAGAATACACCGAAACCAATCTGCGCTTCCAGGGGCCGACCCTGGAAACGGTGAACATGAACACCCGGGTCGGCGGGTGCGTCCGTGCCCTGGTAAGCGGCGGCTGGGGCTTTACCACCTTTAACAACCTGGACGACCTGGAGCAAAAAGTGGACATGGCCATCCGCCAGGCAAAACTGGTGGGCGAGGTCGGCGGCAATTCAATCCTGGCGCCGGTGCCAGTTGTCGAGGATGAAGTGCGGCCGAAACTTCTGGAAGACCCCAGCAAGGTGGATCTGGCTTCTAAGGTCGACCTGTTCCAGGGCTACAACGAAATCGTCCTCGGTCACGGCGGTACAATCGTCAGTTCCAGTATAAATTATTTTGACCGCCACGGCAAAGTGCCTTTTGCCAACTCCGAGGGCACGTACATCCTCCAGCACAAAACCGACCTGGCCGGCAGTGTTTTCGCCATGGCCGGCGACGGCGAGACTACCCAGACCAGCCGCGTGACCTTTGGTAGCTCCAACGATTTTGGGGTCTGTCGCAATCTGGACGATGATGTCCGCAAGGCCTGCACCAAGGCAACGGAATTGTTGGCAGCGCCTCCCGTCAAGGGCGGCGAATACACAGTGGTAATCGATCCGACCCTAGCAGGGATATTTGCCCACGAGGCCTTCGGACACTTGAGCGAGAGCGACTTCCTCTACGAAAACCCCAATCTCCAAAAGGTAATGCAGTTGGGCACCAAATTCGGCGAGGACTTCCTCACCATCTATGACACCGGTCTGGACGAAGGGGCCCGGGGCTACCTGATGTATGACGACGAGGGAGTGGCCACCGAACGCACCGACCTGATTCGGGAAGGGGTACTGGTGGGCCGGCTCCACACCCGGGAGACGGCGGCCAAACTGGGCGAAAAACCCACCGGCAATGCCCGGGCAATCAATTACAATTACGCGCCCATCTGCCGCATGCGCAATACCTGCATTGCCCCCGGTGAGGCCAGTTTTGAGGATATGCTTTCTGGACTCAAGGAAGGCATCTATGTCAAAGGCTCTTTTGGCGGTGAGACCAACGGCGAGATGTTCACCTTCAGCGCCGCCGAGGCGTACATGATCCGCAACGGCCAACTGGCCGAGCTGGTCCGGGACGTCAACCTTACCGGCAACGTGTTTACGACTTTGGCGAATATCGAGATGGTGGGTAAGGATTTTCAGGCCCACGAATCCGCCGGCGGTTGCGGCAAGGGCAATCAGGCGCCCCTGCCCACCAGCGAATGGGCGCCCCATGTGCGCATCCGCAATGTTGTGATTGGGGGGTGCAAATAA
- a CDS encoding GNAT family N-acetyltransferase yields MNITIQKAKIEHLSACVDALLNSELGRQYFTQQGATRELTSGISKEEVYAALSEDGNCLGFVWGRLDAAFHIYPYMHLVAVRAEYRGKGVGKQLIEFCENVVFASDSKVFLVVADFSLQTKKLYEKLGYTQVGELPDLYSPGVTEYLMMKNK; encoded by the coding sequence ATGAACATCACAATCCAGAAAGCAAAGATAGAGCACTTATCGGCCTGTGTAGATGCACTGTTGAATTCAGAGCTGGGCCGACAATATTTCACCCAACAAGGTGCGACCCGGGAGCTTACCTCAGGAATCAGCAAAGAAGAAGTTTATGCAGCCCTGAGCGAGGACGGCAATTGCCTGGGTTTCGTCTGGGGTAGGCTCGATGCCGCTTTTCATATCTATCCGTACATGCATTTAGTTGCGGTGCGGGCGGAGTACCGCGGCAAGGGAGTTGGCAAGCAACTGATAGAGTTTTGTGAAAACGTAGTTTTTGCTTCTGATTCCAAGGTTTTCCTGGTGGTGGCTGATTTTAGCCTGCAAACCAAGAAACTCTACGAAAAATTAGGTTATACTCAGGTCGGTGAACTTCCCGACCTTTATAGTCCGGGGGTCACCGAGTATCTGATGATGAAGAACAAATAA